A genomic segment from Calypte anna isolate BGI_N300 unplaced genomic scaffold, bCalAnn1_v1.p scaffold_183_arrow_ctg1, whole genome shotgun sequence encodes:
- the LOC115600268 gene encoding olfactory receptor 14J1-like: MSNSSSIRQFLLLAFADRRELQLLHFWLFLGIYLAALLGNGLIITTITCDHHLHTPMYFFLLNLSLLDLGSISTTLPKAMASSLWDNTNISYKECAAQLFFFAFFISAEFYLLTLLSYDRYVAICKPLHYGTLLGSRACVHMAAAAWGTGFLTALLHTANTFSLPLCQGNALDQFFCEIPQILKLSCSHSDYSREIGLLVLSCLLGLGCFGFIFLSYVEIFRAVLRIPSEQGRHKAFSTCLPHLAVVFLFVSTAIFAYLKPPSISFPSLDLVVSFLYSVVPPAVNPLIYSMRNQELKNSLKKLMYG; this comes from the coding sequence atgtccaacagcagctccatcaggcagttcctcctcctggcatttgcagacaggcgggagctgcagctcttgcacttctggctcttcctgggcatctacctggctgccctcctgggcaacggcctcatcatcaccaccatcacctgtgaccaccacctccacacccccatgtacttcttcctcctcaacctctccctcctcgacctgggatccatctccaccactctgcccaaagccatggccagtTCGCTCTGGGACAACACCAACATCTCCTACAAGGaatgtgctgcacagctcttcttctttgcctttttcatcTCAGCTgagttttatctcctgaccCTTCTGTCCTacgaccgctacgtggccatctgcaaacccctgcactacgggaccctcctgggcagcagagcttgtgtccacatggcagcagctgcctggggcactgggtttctcactgctctgctgcacacagccaatacattttccctgcccctctgccagggcaatgccctggaccagttcttctgtgaaatcccccagatcctcaagctctcctgctcacactctgATTACAGCAGGGAAATTGGGCTTCTTGTATTAAGTTGTTTATTAGGTTTAGGttgttttggtttcatttttttatcctatgtggagatcttcagggctgtgctgaggatcccctctgagcagggaaggcacaaagccttttccacatgcctccctcacctggctgtggtcTTCCTGTTCGTCAGCACTgccatctttgcctacctgaagcctCCCTCCatttccttcccatccctggacttggtggtgtcatttctgtactcggtggttcctccagcagtgaaccccctcatctacagcatgaggaaccaggagctcaagaaTTCCCTGAAGAAACTGATGTATGgatga